One segment of Aquimarina sp. BL5 DNA contains the following:
- a CDS encoding carotenoid biosynthesis protein, which translates to MPFTHNLFIVITPYTLVLVSIAVFSHHKEWNTKTITILGSIFILGIMIEIIGVATGKLFGVYEYGKGLGVKIAEVPITIGLNWVFLTYASNGIISKYTSKNIPIIVGAALLMVLYDILLEKAAPLMDMWMFSKNDPPINNYVVWFLMALIFNWVIQRFKVNTQNRPARWLFFVQFSFFIVLVVLNIYTNK; encoded by the coding sequence ATGCCTTTTACTCACAATTTATTTATAGTAATTACACCTTACACCCTGGTTTTAGTTTCTATAGCTGTTTTTTCGCATCATAAAGAGTGGAATACAAAAACGATTACTATTTTAGGAAGTATTTTTATATTGGGTATTATGATCGAAATTATTGGTGTAGCGACCGGTAAATTATTCGGAGTGTATGAATATGGCAAAGGACTTGGTGTCAAAATAGCTGAGGTACCTATTACCATTGGCCTTAATTGGGTTTTCTTAACATATGCTTCCAATGGTATTATCTCTAAGTATACATCCAAAAATATTCCTATTATTGTAGGAGCAGCATTATTAATGGTATTGTATGATATCTTACTGGAAAAAGCTGCTCCCTTAATGGACATGTGGATGTTTTCAAAGAATGATCCACCTATAAATAATTATGTAGTTTGGTTCCTAATGGCTTTAATCTTTAATTGGGTTATCCAGAGATTTAAGGTGAATACGCAAAATAGACCTGCACGTTGGTTATTTTTTGTTCAGTTCAGTTTTTTTATAGTTTTAGTTGTTCTTAATATTTATACTAACAAATGA
- a CDS encoding glycosyltransferase family 2 protein, with protein sequence MIYFCYFLIILLIIRLLVAFVNYLSFAYLPKVTSLTSVPRVSILIPARNEEDNIGTLLEQLSAFEYSMLEIIVYNDHSTDQTESIIQNWASLKPNIKLLNGDELPQGWLGKNHACHQLAQAATGDLLLFLDADVSVKKDVIKRSVSYLQKHELHLLSIFPKQIVKSFGEKVSVPLMNWVLLSILPIYLIRKSKNKVFSAANGQFMMFKAATYKAIWPHEKYKSHKVEDIAIIRLFKQRGLASDARLGDNDISCRMYVGLDDAIEGFIKNIFQFFGNSIFVTISFAILTTIAPFVVYAQMGFWWLTAYLTGIACIRFFVMLASQQSIFQNLLLVLPQHIVFLLIIIKGLINNKQKKLIWKDRNILQDL encoded by the coding sequence ATGATTTATTTCTGTTATTTTCTAATAATCCTGCTTATTATCAGATTGCTTGTAGCATTTGTTAATTATCTGTCGTTTGCTTATTTACCAAAGGTAACTTCGTTAACATCGGTGCCTCGTGTTTCAATTTTAATACCGGCTCGTAATGAGGAAGATAATATCGGAACTTTATTGGAGCAATTATCGGCGTTTGAATACAGTATGCTAGAAATCATTGTTTATAATGATCACTCAACCGATCAAACGGAAAGTATTATCCAGAATTGGGCATCACTTAAACCTAATATTAAACTATTAAATGGAGATGAACTTCCTCAAGGTTGGTTAGGTAAGAATCACGCCTGTCATCAATTAGCGCAAGCAGCTACGGGTGATTTATTACTCTTTTTAGATGCAGATGTAAGTGTTAAAAAGGATGTGATTAAACGTAGTGTTAGTTATCTTCAGAAACACGAACTTCATTTGTTGTCGATATTTCCAAAACAAATAGTAAAGTCTTTCGGAGAAAAAGTTTCTGTACCCTTAATGAACTGGGTTTTGTTGAGTATACTTCCAATTTATCTAATTCGAAAGTCAAAAAACAAAGTTTTTTCAGCTGCCAACGGGCAATTTATGATGTTTAAAGCAGCTACTTATAAAGCAATATGGCCACACGAAAAATATAAGTCTCATAAAGTAGAAGATATCGCTATTATTAGATTATTTAAACAAAGAGGACTTGCCAGTGATGCGCGCTTAGGAGACAATGATATTTCTTGCAGAATGTATGTTGGACTGGATGATGCTATTGAAGGATTTATCAAAAACATATTTCAATTTTTTGGAAATAGTATTTTCGTAACTATTTCTTTTGCAATTTTAACAACCATCGCTCCATTCGTAGTGTACGCACAGATGGGATTTTGGTGGTTAACTGCATATCTTACTGGCATTGCCTGCATTCGATTTTTTGTAATGTTGGCGAGTCAACAATCAATTTTTCAAAACTTACTTTTAGTCCTACCACAGCACATTGTATTTCTTTTAATAATAATTAAAGGACTGATAAATAATAAACAGAAGAAACTAATATGGAAAGACCGAAATATATTACAAGATTTGTAA
- a CDS encoding lycopene cyclase domain-containing protein, with product MSLYLIILVISLAGPLALSFEKNLKLYKRWKYLLPAILITMIIFVTWDIIFTHIGCWFFNPIYNSGIYINKLPLEEYLFFIAIPYACAFSFYAVQFHFPKFKLNEKWTKVLTFLIVIGSVITSLLHQDLTYTFVNFLVLPAILLLSYYFSREVVQHYLAIYPILLIPFFIINGILTGTGIEQAVFDYNPQVILGIHIFSIPLEDMFYNFSLLLSPLALTHIFEMRFKKTKRV from the coding sequence ATGTCACTTTATTTAATAATACTTGTTATATCACTTGCTGGGCCGCTTGCTTTGAGTTTCGAGAAAAACCTTAAGCTCTATAAGCGTTGGAAATACCTACTTCCTGCAATTTTAATAACGATGATTATTTTTGTGACATGGGATATCATCTTTACTCATATTGGATGTTGGTTTTTCAACCCAATTTATAATTCTGGCATTTATATAAATAAGCTTCCTTTAGAAGAATATTTGTTTTTCATTGCCATTCCATATGCTTGTGCGTTCTCGTTTTATGCAGTTCAATTTCATTTTCCAAAATTTAAGCTAAATGAAAAATGGACAAAAGTTTTAACTTTTTTAATCGTAATAGGCTCCGTTATAACTTCATTATTACATCAAGATCTTACCTATACCTTTGTTAATTTCTTGGTTTTGCCTGCGATACTTTTACTAAGTTATTATTTTAGCAGAGAAGTAGTACAGCACTATTTAGCAATATATCCGATTTTACTCATCCCATTTTTTATCATAAACGGAATCCTAACGGGTACTGGGATTGAGCAAGCTGTTTTTGATTATAACCCTCAAGTAATATTGGGAATTCATATTTTTTCAATTCCGCTTGAAGATATGTTTTATAATTTTTCACTGCTTTTATCACCTTTGGCATTAACTCATATTTTTGAAATGAGATTTAAAAAAACTAAAAGGGTATGA
- a CDS encoding 1-acyl-sn-glycerol-3-phosphate acyltransferase — MIRANHSKSWVRFSKYYTKILIGFFFSSIKYKGDYEEKGLPILMISNHFSFYDGFIQILLNFKVFKRRFNFMMLEKELSKNMLLTKIGASSINKGKRSSIASLDYAVEMLQNKENLFLFFPQGKIQSIYTREFTFEKGLLSHILENMKNDFQLVYNINLINYGTKLRPDMFVYYETHTISTNTNAEDVEREFNRFAKSCFTKQGVR; from the coding sequence ATGATACGAGCTAATCATAGTAAATCGTGGGTAAGGTTTTCTAAGTATTATACAAAAATACTAATAGGCTTTTTTTTCAGTAGTATAAAGTATAAAGGTGATTACGAAGAAAAAGGGTTGCCGATTCTTATGATCAGTAATCATTTCTCATTTTATGATGGCTTTATTCAAATCCTATTAAACTTCAAAGTTTTTAAACGAAGGTTTAATTTTATGATGCTAGAAAAAGAGCTGAGTAAAAATATGCTATTAACCAAAATTGGTGCTAGTTCGATTAACAAAGGTAAGCGATCAAGTATAGCAAGCCTTGATTATGCGGTCGAAATGCTACAGAATAAAGAGAATTTATTTTTATTTTTTCCTCAAGGAAAAATCCAGAGTATATATACACGAGAGTTTACTTTCGAAAAAGGGTTACTTTCGCATATTCTAGAGAATATGAAAAATGATTTCCAATTAGTTTATAATATTAACCTTATTAACTATGGAACTAAACTTAGACCTGATATGTTTGTATATTACGAGACACATACTATAAGTACGAATACGAATGCTGAAGATGTAGAACGAGAATTTAATCGTTTTGCGAAATCGTGTTTTACAAAACAAGGCGTAAGATGA